In one window of Microplitis demolitor isolate Queensland-Clemson2020A chromosome 4, iyMicDemo2.1a, whole genome shotgun sequence DNA:
- the LOC103580912 gene encoding COMM domain-containing protein 4 codes for MKFRFLGDGDCPDWLLAQIITMSRMTSIKMKLLGQLVIKSILNNGEIDEDKIKKLTQDAKLDWDDAISIVSALEMIMTSSSRYEVNADDLSSELQQLGLPKEHSIVIGRLHTDNYSQIHDHLLSQSLRLNALSSIEVETKKDDIENSIIVTMGLKIKKIDGSDEKVTVNIPKEKLTILIEEMKKVRGMMEDICSIKTM; via the exons ATg AAATTCCGATTTCTTGGTGATGGCGACTGTCCAGATTGGTTACTGGCACAAATAATAACTATGTCACGTATG acttcaataaaaatgaaattattggGTCAGCTGGTTATTAAATCAATTCTCAATAATGGTGAAATTGAT gaagataaaataaagaagCTTACTCAAGATGCTAAATTAG attGGGACGATGCAATATCGATTGTATCGGCATTGGAAATGATAATGACGTCATCATCACGTTATGAAGTAAATGCAGATGATTTGAGCAGTGAATTACAACAATTAGGGTTGCCTAAAGAGCACAGTATTGTGATTGGGCGTCTACATACTGACAATTACAGCCAAATTCACGATCATCTTCTATCGCAATCTTTGCgcc ttaatgcTTTGTCATCAATAGAAGTTGAAACTAAAAAAGATGAcattgaaaattcaataattgtaacaatgggattaaaaataaaaaaaattgacggtAGTGATGAAAAAGTAACCGTCAACATACCGAAAGAAAAATTGACCATTTTAATCGAGG aGATGAAAAAAGTACGAGGTATGATGGAGGATATATGTAGTATAAAAACAATGTAa
- the LOC103580911 gene encoding uncharacterized protein LOC103580911, whose translation MMAQYLNVEQASLELLNNFEKLLLVNGTDSEVLENNRIDPIKKIISIFEKIIPYDSCDDKRDFRVESEFYTILDNLSLMSEWKTYEEFYINRDRIHNQYDVEVNSFFFLYEQFSTAKKRHFGDYSADDESNDPLNFILRHSTSINKSSERCAHNLYDIQINFWKIMTSYDIYRGKQPVYNKLHDFYEDVLIAVCQAYTTLFLSYELSKPKQYHDSLRNQLIIFDDFKKNLLKIIETGHYYVDAMNKTEYRIYKKCDSDKWSKGKNYIRIENYVDSHSDSDNSIHTISLKEYYTNSSDNRVVTGIRFAVEKNILTIQIQEGQLINGIIDPDSLRCTTDDDYPSDEQDPKTVRLDYKIQGFNLDDIELPEGQFVTGVKFVLTKNDRISLAVRGSTMYDNKIGILSPPVENQWHYPSEINSTLRSNIDVNYPKNPTDLKLLTTEISKSGQHYINLSMSTFSSSNDNDAMVLLLDSRPVKTKPPSGIGGLGLFYTGHSGCSGFLAFKYFSSQFKPYSRLPIHSIISNMKTPEINS comes from the exons ATGATGGCCCAGTATTTAAATGTTGAACAAGCATCCCTTGAATTACtaaacaattttgaaaaattattgttagttAATGGTACTGACAGTGAAGttttggaaaataatcgaattgatccaataaaaaaaataattagtatatttgaaaaaattataccaTATGATTCATGTGATGATAAACGAGATTTTCGAGTAGAATCTGAATTTTATACgattcttgataatttatcgttaatgAGCGAATGGAAAACATATGAAGAATTTTATATCAACCGGGACCGTATTCATAATCAGTATGACGTCGAAgttaacagttttttttttctgtacgaGCAATTTTCAACAGCAAAAAAACGTCATTTTGGTGACTACTCTGCTGATGATGAATCTAACGatcctttaaattttatcttacgTCATTCTACgagtattaataaatcaagTGAACGATGTGCTCACAATTTATATGACATTCAAATAAACTTTTGGAAAATAATG acaagTTATGATATTTATCGTGGTAAACAAccagtttataataaattacatgacTTTTATGAAGATGTTTTGATCGCAGTTTGCCAAGCATACACCACATTGTTTCTAAGTTATGAATTATCCAAACCAAAACAATACC aTGATTCTTTACGAAACCAGCTGATTATTTTcgacgattttaaaaaaaatcttttgaaaataattgaaacgGGCCATTACTATGTAGATGCAATGAATAAAACTGAGTACAGAATCTACAAAAAGTGCGATTCGGACAAATGGTCAAAAG GCAAAAATTATATTCGCATTGAAAATTATGTGGATAGTCACAGCGATAGTGATAATAGTATTCACACCATAAGCTTAAAAGAATATTATACCAACAGTTCCGATAATCG agTCGTTACGGGAATTAGATTtgctgttgaaaaaaatatattaacgaTACAAATTCAAGAAGGACAATTGATTAATGGTATAATAGATCCGGATAGTCTTAGATGTACTACTGATGATGATTATCCATCTGATGAACAAGATCCCAAAACTGTTCGGCTCGATTATAAAATACAAGGGTTTAATTTAGATGACATTGAATTGCCCGAAGGACAATTCGTCAcag GAGTGAAATTTGTATTaacgaaaaatgatcgtataTCATTAGCAGTCAGAGGATCGACAATGTATGACAATAAAATTGGCATCTTATCACCACCTGTTGAAAACCAATGGCATTATCCATCCGAAATAAATTCTACTTTAag ATCGAACATTGATGTAAACTATCCAAAAAATCCaacagatttaaaattattgaccaCTGAAATAAGTAAATCAGGACAGCACTATATCAATCTATCGATGTCAACATTTTCTAGCTCGAATGACAACGATGCGATGGTACTTCTCTTAGATTCTCGGCCCGTTAAAACTAAGCCACCATCAGGAATCGGAGGATTAGGATTATTTTACACTGGCCACTCGGGCTGCAGTGGATTTTTggcattcaaatatttttcttcacaATTCAAACCATATTCTCGATTGCCCATACATTCGATCATCTCCAATATGAAAACTCCGGAAATTAactcataa